DNA sequence from the bacterium genome:
AAAAAATAATGAGTAAATATGATTCAGCACCCATTGATTTTATCCTTTTCTGTACTCAAAGCCCTGATTATTATCTGCCTGCAAATGCCTGTATTCTTCAGGATAGGCTGGATCTTCCAAAAAGTATAGGAGCGATGGATTTTAATCTCGGGTGCTCCGGATTTATTTACGGGCTTGCTGTTGCGAAAGGACTTATTGCATCCGGAATGGCTTCAAATATTTTATTTGTAACATCAGAGACATATTCAAAGCACATAAATGAAAATGACAAGAGTAATCTTACGATTTTTGGAGATGCGGCTGTAGCAGTAATTGTTAGTGTATCCGATAAAGAAAAAATAGGAGAATTTGTACTTGGCACGGACGGAAGCGGTTTTGAAAATTTGATTGTTCCCAACGGCGGTTTGAAGAATAGATTTAATCCGGATGCTCAGTTGAAGATTGATGAAAGCGGAAGCGGGCGGACTTTAAATGATTTGTACATGAACGGGCCCGAGATATTCAACTTTACAATTAAAGCTGTCCCTGAAGTAGTGGAAAATGTTTTAGAAAAAAACAATACATCTCTTAAGGATATTGACTATGTAATTTTCCATCAGGCAAACAAGTACATCATAGAATATTTGAGGAAAAAGTTGAATATTCCGGAGCATAAATTTTATGTTAATCTGATCAATACAGGCAATACGGTTTCGTGTACAATTCCCATAGCTTTAAAAAACAGCATGGAAGAATCTGTAATTAAAAAAGGAAGCCATGTCCTCCTTGTAGGTTTTGGCGTTGGATATTCATGGGGAGCAACAGTAATTACAATTTAACAAAAAGTTGATATTTTATGGACAGGGCAGTAATCAGAAGATATAAAAAAGGGGACAGCACAGGTATTTCAGAATTCATGAAAAGATGTTTCCTTGAGAATAATCGGATTGTGGTGCGCTCTCATGAACCGGAGTATTATAAATGGAAATATGAGACAAATCCTTATAGGGAACCTGTTGCCTGGGTTGCAGAATCGAAGAATAGGATTGTTGGCCTGATGAGTGCAATTCCAAGGATGCTTTGGATAAACGGCAGGGAAGTGCTTGTTGCAGAGAGCGGCGATACATTTGTAGATCCTGATTTTCGGGGTGGTAATATTTTTTTACGGCTGGCTCAAAAAGTTTATTCTGATTGTAATGAAAGAGGATTCAATTTTATATGTGGTATTCCTAATCCGGTTTCGTATCCAGTAATTACAAAAATTTTTATGTATAAGCCTCTGTTTATTTGTAAATCACTTGTACGGCCTTTAAATTTTGACATGATAATTCAAAAAAAGATACCAGTAAATGCAATTTCAAAATTGTTGGGAATGGGTATAAAAAAAATTTATAATACAATATGGAGTATAAACAAGGACGATTCAGTATTTATTAAGCAGGCAGAAAATGCAGATAGTGTTTTCGATCAATTATGGGAAAAGAATAGCATGTTTTTGAACTATGGTTTTGTCAAAGACAGTAAATATCTTAAATGGAGATTTTTTGATAACCCGGATGAATATAAGATTTTTAATCTCAGCGAACATGGAGAAACCATAGGCTGGATTTCCTTAAAGTTCAGTACGGTAGTTGGTTTTACTTTTGCTCAGATTGTAGATTATTTGCTGCCGAAAGAAAAGCACAAGGTTTATATCCGCTCCATAATAAATTTTTGTGCAGATACTGGAGTGGATTTTGCAGAAATTTGGGCTGTTTATGATTCAATGTTGTATTCGGAATTACGTAAAACAGGATTTATGTCAAGGAAAAAAGAATTTCGGTTTGTTATGAAAGAAAACAAAATGGAATTAATGCCCGAAATGCTAAATAAAAATTTATGGATATATAACCAGGCAGACAGTGATAATATTTAATGTCTGTAATTATAATATTATGAATAAACTTATTAAACATTGGAATCCGATATATCTTCAGATGCAGGAAATATTCTTGGGATGTCATCCGAGTTTTATATATGAGAATTCAGCAAGAGAATTGTCAAACAGTATACCTGTATTTATCTTTCATACTGTTAAACCTAAAGAATTTGAAGAGAAACTAGTATTCCTTAAGAAGAATAATTACATTATAATTACCGCTGAAGATATTTATCAGGTAATAACAGGTAAAAAAAAGATACGACCGAATACGGTATTGCTCACTTTTGATGACGGAAGAAAAAGTCTATGGTGTATTGCATTCCCGTTA
Encoded proteins:
- a CDS encoding GNAT family N-acetyltransferase, yielding MDRAVIRRYKKGDSTGISEFMKRCFLENNRIVVRSHEPEYYKWKYETNPYREPVAWVAESKNRIVGLMSAIPRMLWINGREVLVAESGDTFVDPDFRGGNIFLRLAQKVYSDCNERGFNFICGIPNPVSYPVITKIFMYKPLFICKSLVRPLNFDMIIQKKIPVNAISKLLGMGIKKIYNTIWSINKDDSVFIKQAENADSVFDQLWEKNSMFLNYGFVKDSKYLKWRFFDNPDEYKIFNLSEHGETIGWISLKFSTVVGFTFAQIVDYLLPKEKHKVYIRSIINFCADTGVDFAEIWAVYDSMLYSELRKTGFMSRKKEFRFVMKENKMELMPEMLNKNLWIYNQADSDNI
- a CDS encoding ketoacyl-ACP synthase III translates to MGSKISNVEYFLPSKVLNNIDLEEKFKTWSSEKIEKKTGVRERHIAFENETALDLAFSASKKIMSKYDSAPIDFILFCTQSPDYYLPANACILQDRLDLPKSIGAMDFNLGCSGFIYGLAVAKGLIASGMASNILFVTSETYSKHINENDKSNLTIFGDAAVAVIVSVSDKEKIGEFVLGTDGSGFENLIVPNGGLKNRFNPDAQLKIDESGSGRTLNDLYMNGPEIFNFTIKAVPEVVENVLEKNNTSLKDIDYVIFHQANKYIIEYLRKKLNIPEHKFYVNLINTGNTVSCTIPIALKNSMEESVIKKGSHVLLVGFGVGYSWGATVITI